A stretch of the Thiomicrorhabdus xiamenensis genome encodes the following:
- a CDS encoding ABC-F family ATPase — translation MLSTANITMQFGEKPLFEDISVKFGEGNRYGLIGANGCGKSTLMKILGGDLEPTGGTVSLDPDERLGKLKQDQFAYEAFSVVDTVIMGDAELWEVKKERDRIYSLAEMSEEEGMLVAELEVKFAEMDGYTAESRAGELLLGVGIPVEQHFGPMSEVAPGWKLRVLLAQALFADPDILLLDEPTNNLDIDTIRWLEGVLNDRKSTMIIISHDRHFLNSVCTHMADLDYGELRVYPGNYDEYMVASTQARERLLSDNAKKQAQINELKTFVSRFSANASKAKQATSRAKLIDKIQLEEVKPSSRVNPFIRFEQDKKLFRLALEIENLSKTYHDEDGDNEVIKDFSMMLEVEERLAVIGGNGIGKTTFLKCLVGDTELTAGEVKWSENVTIGYYAQDHAADFEEDLSLLDWMSQWKQEGDDEQAIRGILGRLLFSQKEIGKSVKVLSGGEQGRMLFGKLMLQKPNVLIMDEPTNHLDMESIESLNIALENYPGTVIFVSHDREFVSSIATRLMVMSENGIEDYRGDYESYLQTLEQ, via the coding sequence GTGTTATCAACCGCTAATATCACCATGCAATTTGGTGAAAAACCTCTTTTTGAAGATATTTCCGTTAAGTTTGGTGAGGGTAACCGTTACGGTTTGATCGGTGCCAACGGTTGCGGTAAATCCACCCTGATGAAAATTCTCGGGGGCGATCTGGAGCCGACCGGCGGTACCGTCAGTCTGGATCCGGATGAGCGTCTTGGTAAATTGAAGCAGGATCAGTTCGCCTATGAAGCGTTTAGTGTTGTCGATACCGTTATTATGGGCGACGCCGAGCTGTGGGAAGTGAAAAAAGAGCGTGACCGCATTTACTCGCTTGCTGAAATGTCCGAAGAAGAGGGGATGCTGGTTGCCGAGCTGGAAGTGAAATTTGCCGAAATGGACGGCTACACCGCCGAGTCGCGTGCCGGTGAATTGCTTTTGGGCGTCGGTATCCCGGTCGAACAGCATTTCGGGCCTATGAGCGAAGTGGCTCCGGGCTGGAAACTGCGTGTTCTTCTGGCACAGGCACTGTTTGCCGATCCGGATATTCTGCTTCTCGACGAACCGACTAACAACTTGGATATCGATACCATCCGCTGGCTGGAAGGGGTTTTGAATGATCGTAAGAGCACTATGATCATTATTTCCCACGACCGTCACTTCCTGAACTCGGTCTGTACCCATATGGCGGATCTTGATTATGGCGAATTGCGTGTTTATCCGGGTAACTATGACGAGTATATGGTCGCTTCGACACAGGCGCGCGAGCGTCTATTGTCCGATAACGCCAAGAAACAGGCGCAGATCAACGAGTTGAAGACTTTCGTCAGCCGCTTCTCGGCGAATGCCTCTAAAGCGAAGCAGGCGACTTCTCGTGCCAAACTGATCGACAAGATTCAACTGGAAGAGGTGAAGCCGTCGAGCCGCGTTAACCCATTTATCCGCTTCGAACAGGATAAGAAACTGTTCCGTCTGGCGCTGGAAATCGAGAACTTGAGTAAAACCTATCACGACGAAGACGGCGATAACGAAGTCATTAAAGACTTCAGCATGATGCTGGAAGTTGAAGAACGTCTGGCGGTCATCGGGGGCAACGGGATCGGTAAAACCACTTTTCTTAAGTGTCTGGTCGGCGATACCGAGTTGACTGCCGGTGAGGTGAAATGGTCGGAAAATGTCACTATCGGTTACTACGCTCAGGATCATGCTGCCGACTTTGAAGAAGATTTGAGTCTGTTGGATTGGATGAGCCAGTGGAAGCAGGAAGGTGATGATGAACAGGCGATTCGCGGTATTCTTGGGCGCCTATTGTTCTCGCAAAAAGAGATCGGTAAATCGGTTAAGGTACTTTCCGGTGGTGAGCAGGGACGTATGCTGTTCGGTAAGTTGATGCTGCAGAAACCAAATGTACTGATTATGGATGAGCCGACCAACCACTTGGATATGGAGTCGATCGAATCTTTGAATATCGCGCTGGAAAATTATCCTGGTACGGTTATCTTCGTCTCACACGACCGTGAATTCGTTTCTTCGATCGCGACGCGCTTGATGGTCATGAGCGAAAACGGTATCGAAGACTACCGTGGCGACTATGAGTCTTATCTGCAAACGCTTGAGCAGTAG
- a CDS encoding heme NO-binding domain-containing protein, producing MKGIVFSEFIELVEEKFGLEILDAIIEEADLPSQGAYTQVGTYDHKELLVLLDKLSAHSGIDATSLSKIFGEHLLKRFAELYPQFFVDIDNCFDLLKTIDTRVHLEVQQLYPEAELPSFDNMMVNADTMQLIYQSSRPFSALAYGLINGSASYFGETIDIQMNDQSDAGKSFVVFTLKKRA from the coding sequence GTGAAAGGCATAGTGTTTTCTGAGTTTATTGAACTGGTCGAAGAAAAGTTCGGTCTTGAGATTCTGGATGCCATTATCGAAGAAGCCGATCTGCCATCGCAAGGCGCTTACACGCAGGTTGGCACCTATGATCATAAAGAATTACTGGTCTTGCTTGATAAACTCAGCGCCCATAGCGGCATCGACGCTACCTCGCTGAGCAAAATCTTTGGTGAACACCTTCTCAAACGCTTCGCAGAACTGTATCCGCAATTTTTTGTCGATATCGACAACTGTTTCGATTTGCTGAAAACCATCGATACCAGGGTGCACCTCGAAGTACAACAACTCTATCCTGAAGCGGAACTCCCCTCTTTCGACAATATGATGGTGAATGCCGACACTATGCAGCTGATCTATCAATCCAGTCGTCCGTTTTCGGCGCTAGCCTATGGTCTGATCAACGGAAGTGCCAGCTATTTCGGGGAAACGATCGACATCCAAATGAACGACCAGTCCGACGCCGGCAAAAGTTTTGTGGTCTTTACCCTGAAAAAGCGCGCATAA
- the htpG gene encoding molecular chaperone HtpG: MSNTETHAFQTEVNQLLKLMIHALYSNKEIFLRELVSNASDALDKLRFEAVSNDALHEGQDELAIEVRFDKEARTVTIADNGIGMTRDEVIANIGTIANSGTKKFLESLSGDQAKDSNLIGQFGVGFYSSFIVADEVALETRKAGDDQAQGTRWTSKGEGEFTLENIEKATKGTTITLHLKEDMDEFLDQFRLKNIISTYSDHINFPIKMVKTEWDEEAKEEKSTDELEQVNKATALWTQPKSELSEEDYTNFYQTISHDFNEPLAHIHNKVEGTLEYTSLLYIPKQAPFDLYDRERRYGLKLYVKRVFIMDDAEHLMPAYLRFVRGVIDSADLPLNVSREILQSNKVVDKIRSASVKRVLDQLAKLAKDDDKTLYQGFWSQFGNVLKEGVVEDFANKGKIAKLLRFASTHEGSQEQNVSLEQYVDRMQEGQEAIYYIIADTHAAAKGSPHLEMFRKKGIEVLLMSDRIDEWLVSHLNEFDGKALKSITSADLTEFEEDAEKDLSEEDKKAREALTEKVKKAVEDSVSDVRITHRLTDSPACVVTAEGGISSHMARIMEQMGQSVPAQKPVLELNPEHTLVQKLDKLEDDEKVKEWSLFLLEQAQLAEGDQLAEPGEFIKRMNRLLSEVM, from the coding sequence ATGAGCAATACCGAAACTCATGCGTTTCAGACGGAAGTGAATCAACTGCTGAAGCTGATGATTCACGCGCTTTATTCCAATAAGGAGATCTTTTTACGCGAACTGGTATCCAACGCATCCGACGCTTTGGACAAATTGCGTTTTGAGGCCGTATCGAATGATGCGTTGCATGAGGGGCAGGATGAATTGGCGATCGAAGTGCGCTTCGATAAAGAAGCGCGTACGGTTACGATTGCCGATAACGGTATCGGTATGACCCGTGATGAAGTCATTGCCAATATCGGAACGATTGCCAACTCGGGAACCAAAAAATTCCTTGAGAGCCTGAGCGGAGATCAGGCGAAAGATTCCAATCTGATCGGACAGTTCGGGGTTGGTTTCTATTCTTCGTTTATTGTTGCCGACGAAGTGGCGTTGGAAACCCGTAAAGCGGGTGACGATCAAGCACAGGGTACCCGTTGGACCTCGAAAGGTGAAGGCGAGTTCACTTTGGAGAACATTGAAAAAGCTACCAAAGGAACCACGATTACGCTGCATCTGAAAGAGGATATGGATGAATTTCTGGATCAGTTCCGCCTGAAAAATATTATCTCGACCTATTCCGATCACATTAACTTCCCGATCAAAATGGTCAAGACCGAATGGGACGAAGAAGCCAAGGAAGAAAAGTCGACGGACGAACTGGAGCAGGTTAACAAGGCAACCGCGCTTTGGACGCAGCCGAAGTCCGAATTGAGCGAAGAAGATTACACCAACTTCTATCAGACAATTTCGCATGACTTCAACGAGCCGCTGGCGCACATCCACAATAAGGTGGAAGGGACTCTGGAATATACTTCGCTGTTGTATATTCCAAAGCAGGCACCGTTCGATCTTTACGACCGCGAGCGTCGTTACGGCCTGAAACTGTATGTTAAACGTGTCTTTATCATGGATGACGCCGAACATCTGATGCCGGCTTATCTGCGTTTTGTCCGCGGGGTGATCGATTCAGCCGATCTGCCGTTGAATGTCTCGCGCGAAATTCTGCAGAGCAACAAGGTTGTCGATAAAATCCGTTCCGCTTCGGTTAAACGAGTTTTGGATCAGCTGGCAAAACTGGCTAAAGATGATGATAAGACACTTTATCAAGGTTTCTGGTCGCAGTTCGGTAATGTCCTGAAAGAAGGTGTGGTCGAAGATTTCGCCAATAAAGGCAAGATTGCCAAGCTGTTGCGTTTCGCTTCGACTCACGAGGGTAGCCAGGAACAGAATGTTTCTCTTGAGCAGTATGTCGACCGGATGCAGGAAGGTCAGGAGGCGATCTATTACATTATTGCCGATACGCATGCGGCAGCCAAAGGCAGTCCGCATCTGGAAATGTTCCGCAAGAAAGGAATCGAAGTCCTGCTGATGTCGGATCGCATCGACGAATGGCTGGTTTCGCATCTGAACGAATTTGACGGTAAAGCGTTGAAGTCGATTACTTCGGCGGATCTTACAGAGTTCGAAGAAGATGCTGAAAAAGATCTGTCTGAAGAGGACAAAAAGGCGCGCGAAGCCTTGACCGAAAAGGTTAAAAAAGCGGTTGAAGATTCAGTGTCGGATGTGCGCATTACGCACCGTTTGACCGATTCACCGGCTTGTGTGGTGACTGCTGAAGGTGGAATTTCATCGCACATGGCGCGAATTATGGAGCAGATGGGACAGTCCGTTCCGGCACAGAAGCCGGTGTTGGAACTGAATCCGGAGCATACGCTGGTGCAGAAGCTGGATAAGCTTGAGGATGATGAGAAGGTCAAAGAGTGGTCTCTATTCCTTCTTGAGCAGGCTCAGCTGGCAGAAGGTGATCAGCTGGCGGAACCGGGCGAATTCATTAAGCGCATGAACCGTCTGTTGTCCGAAGTGATGTGA